Proteins encoded in a region of the Dehalococcoidia bacterium genome:
- a CDS encoding CoA transferase subunit A produces MIDKVFPNPDAAVADIPDNVTIMFGGFVSAGSPTTLILALQRRGVKGITGIANNIGLGDRLDVLCEQRQIKKMIASFAIRASGARASLFEQQYRAGEVELEVVPQGTLAERIRAAGAGLGGFYTRTGVGTPVAEGKELREIDGEQYLLERPLGADYALIKAAKADPLGNLVYHGAGRNFNVPMATAAQVVIAEVNQIVPAGGLDPELVVTPGIYVDRVVLGERHVIRWFG; encoded by the coding sequence ATGATCGACAAAGTCTTCCCCAACCCCGACGCGGCGGTGGCCGACATCCCGGACAACGTGACGATCATGTTCGGCGGCTTCGTCTCGGCCGGTTCGCCCACGACGCTGATCCTCGCGCTGCAACGCCGCGGCGTGAAAGGCATCACCGGCATCGCCAACAATATCGGCCTGGGCGACAGGCTCGACGTGCTCTGCGAGCAGCGCCAGATCAAGAAGATGATCGCGTCGTTCGCCATCCGCGCCTCCGGCGCACGCGCCAGCCTGTTCGAGCAGCAGTATCGCGCGGGCGAGGTCGAGCTGGAAGTGGTGCCCCAGGGCACGCTGGCCGAGCGCATCCGCGCCGCGGGCGCCGGCCTGGGCGGCTTCTACACGCGCACGGGCGTGGGCACGCCGGTGGCGGAGGGCAAAGAGCTGCGCGAGATCGACGGCGAGCAGTACCTGCTTGAGCGGCCGCTGGGCGCCGATTACGCCCTGATCAAGGCGGCGAAGGCCGACCCCCTGGGCAACCTCGTCTATCACGGCGCGGGGCGAAACTTCAACGTGCCGATGGCCACGGCGGCGCAGGTCGTGATCGCCGAAGTGAATCAGATCGTGCCGGCCGGCGGCCTCGATCCGGAGCTGGTGGTCACGCCGGGCATCTACGTCGATCGCGTGGTGCTGGGCGAGCGGCACGTGATCCGCTGGTTCGGCTGA